Genomic DNA from Pirellulales bacterium:
CCGAATCTTGCGCTGGGGATGCCGAGCTGGAGCAACAGGTGGGGCGCCTTCTCCAGGTCCACCGCGAAGCCGGCAGCTTCCTGGACCGGCCGGCCGCCGCTCTGGGAGCCACGGGGGACTTCAGCCCCGTGCCTGAGGAAGAAGGGGCTGCTCTCCTCCTTCGTGAACTTCCCGGCACGGTCATCGGCCCGTACAAGCTCTTGCAGCAAATCGGCGAAGGGGGCATGGGCGTCGTCTGGATGGCCGAGCAAACGAAACCGGTGTTGCGCAAGGTCGCGCTCAAGGTCATCAAGCCGGGCATGGACAGCCGCCAAGTGATCGCCCGCTTCGAGGCCGAGCGGCAAGCCCTGGCCATGATGGACAATGTCAACATCGCTCGCGTGCTCGACGCTGGGACCACGGAATCGGGCCTGCCCTATTTCGTCATGGAGCTGATCCACGGAGTGCCGATCACACAGTATTGCGACGACGGCCATCTGACGCCGCGCGAGCGATTGGAGCTGTTCATGCCGGTTTGTCAGGCAATCCAGCACGCGCACCAGAAGGGCATAATCCATCGCGATATCAAGCCGTCCAACGTCATGGTCACGCTCTACGACGGCAAGCCGGTGCCCAAGGTAATCGACTTCGGGGTGGCTAAAGCGACCGAGCAACGGCTAACCGAGCGAACCCTGTTCACGCAATACGGCACCATGGTCGGCACGCTGGAATACATGAGCCCGGAGCAAGCGGAGATGAGCGCCCTTGGTGCCGACACCCGCAGCGACATTTTTTCGCTGGGGGTGCTCTTGTACGAACTGTTGACCGGCAGCACGCCGTTGACCCGCAAGCGGCTCAAAGACGCGGCGTATGGCGAAATTCTCCGCATGATACGAGAGGAGGAACCGCCCAAGCCGAGCACGCGGCTGACCGAATCGGGCGAGGTGATGGCGTCGATCGCGGCGCAGCGTCACATGGAGCCGGCCAAGCTGACGAAGCTGGTCCGCGGCGAGTTGGACTGGATCGTGATGAAAACTTTGGAGAAAGACCGCAATCGCCGCTACGAAACGGCCAGTAGCCTCGCCGCCGACGTGCAGCGTTACCTGGCGGATGAGGCGGTCGAGGCGCGCCATCCAACGCGCACGTATCGGCTGAAAAAATTCATCCGCCGCAACAAAGTGGGAGTCCTAGCGGGCTCGGCCATTGCCGCAGCGCTTATCACCGGACTCATCCTCGCCTCCCTCGGCCTCATTCAGGCTCGCCGAGAAGCGAACCGCGCCGACTATGAGGCAGGGGTCGCCCGCGCGCAGGAGGAAATCGCTAAGAATCAAGAAAACATTGCTCGAACACAGTTGAAGCGGAGTAACGAGGTGGCGCAGTTCCTCACGGAAATGCTTAACGCGCCCCGACCATGGGCTTCGGTCGGTCAGGACACCGCGCTGCTCCGTAGCATTTTGGACAACGCCGCAGTTCGCATCGCAGCGGAACTGAAAGAGGAGCCAGAAGTCGCAGCCGAATTATCTGGAGTCATTGGATTCACATACTGGTCGATCGGTGAATTCAAGAAATCGGAAGCGATCTACAATCAAGCGATCGAACTTTACGCGGGGCGTTTTGGCAGAGAGAACCCGCGAGTTGCCGATTTGCTCGATAATATCTCGCTACCACTGCGCGATCAACGCAAATACGACCAAGCCGAGACGGCGTTACGGGAGGCGGTGGCAATCGCAAGGAAAAACTCGGGCGACCAAACGCCGGAACTGGCATGGAAGCTGAGGAGTCTTGGTCTTGTGCTCCATTTGGCGAACAAGAATCCGGAAGAAGCCGAACGGGATGAGCGCGAGGCGTTGGCGATCCGCAGACAAGTGCTCGGAAATCAACATTCGGACGTCGCGGACTCACTGATTCGATTGTCGAATGTTCTGCCATCAGACCGTGCAGCGGAAGCCGAAGCTGATTTGCGCGAAGCCATTGCAATCTTGAAAAACACTGGGGCTAACAAATCGCTGCTCTCCACGGCGATGTACTACCTCGCAGTTGCACTCCAGCACGACAACCGATTGTCGGAGGCGGAGAAAGCTGCGAGAGAATCGGCGAGCCTTGTGCAAAAATCCGTTGGCAAGGGATCCCCGCAGATCCTGACCAGCTTGTGTCGCCTAATTGTCATTCTTGATCACGAGCATAAATATGACGATCTGGATGCTGTGTTTGATGAATATCCAATCCCTAACACGGGAAATGCTAGCAAGCGATGCGATTTGCTGTTGTGTCGTGCCGGACGTTTGCTAAGCCACGAGAGATTCTCTGAGGCCGAACGCGACTATCGGCAGGCCTTGGCAATCCGCATAAGCACGCTTGGGAAGGACAATCCTTCGACCACGGCCGCATTGAATGGCCTCATCAAAACGTTGCAAGCACAAAACAAACCGGTCGATGCAGAGAAACTTCTGCTCGAGGCCGACGCCAGCGCCCGCGCGAGCAACGCGAAGCCAGAATTAGTTCGTCCAGAAGATTATTGAGTCGAAAACGAAACACGCCTAGTCGGCGGCGCAAAAACCGGCCGGTGAGTCCGAACCGCGAAGGAGGAAACTCACCGCCCCGGCCAACCGCCGATCACCACTGGACTTACGCGCGGGCATGGCTTTATCGCCAAGTGGCTGGCGACGCCGAGCTGTAAGGCTCTTTCTGATTCTTTCGGATTTGGTTGGTGTCGTTCCGCGCCAAACGGCGCACTGTCTCATGAAGGCCCGCGCAGGCGACTACGCCGATGGAGGCGGCAACCCGTTCTAACGGCAAGCACGGGGAGACCGGTGGGGCAAAACGAGTGGCACAAGCGCCGCTAGTGCATTTGTTGTTGACGGAAACGTCTCAGAACATGAAAGGAAGTCAAAGTGCCACGAACCCAATCGAAGCGACGCCTCAAACAAAGACGGCCTTCGGAGCGACGGCGAAAGCCCTCGTTCGAGATTCTTGAAACGCGGTCGATGCTGACGATCGTGTTCACTCCGGTTTTCGGGCTGGAGACGCAAATTCAGAACTTTAATGCGGTGCTGCCCAATCCGCCCGTCTATCCGATCTTCTGGGGTTCGTACTGGTTGCAGGGAAACGGGCCGCAGCAGGAGCAACAATTGATCTCCGCCGCGAGGCAGGTGCTCAACTC
This window encodes:
- a CDS encoding tetratricopeptide repeat protein; translated protein: ESCAGDAELEQQVGRLLQVHREAGSFLDRPAAALGATGDFSPVPEEEGAALLLRELPGTVIGPYKLLQQIGEGGMGVVWMAEQTKPVLRKVALKVIKPGMDSRQVIARFEAERQALAMMDNVNIARVLDAGTTESGLPYFVMELIHGVPITQYCDDGHLTPRERLELFMPVCQAIQHAHQKGIIHRDIKPSNVMVTLYDGKPVPKVIDFGVAKATEQRLTERTLFTQYGTMVGTLEYMSPEQAEMSALGADTRSDIFSLGVLLYELLTGSTPLTRKRLKDAAYGEILRMIREEEPPKPSTRLTESGEVMASIAAQRHMEPAKLTKLVRGELDWIVMKTLEKDRNRRYETASSLAADVQRYLADEAVEARHPTRTYRLKKFIRRNKVGVLAGSAIAAALITGLILASLGLIQARREANRADYEAGVARAQEEIAKNQENIARTQLKRSNEVAQFLTEMLNAPRPWASVGQDTALLRSILDNAAVRIAAELKEEPEVAAELSGVIGFTYWSIGEFKKSEAIYNQAIELYAGRFGRENPRVADLLDNISLPLRDQRKYDQAETALREAVAIARKNSGDQTPELAWKLRSLGLVLHLANKNPEEAERDEREALAIRRQVLGNQHSDVADSLIRLSNVLPSDRAAEAEADLREAIAILKNTGANKSLLSTAMYYLAVALQHDNRLSEAEKAARESASLVQKSVGKGSPQILTSLCRLIVILDHEHKYDDLDAVFDEYPIPNTGNASKRCDLLLCRAGRLLSHERFSEAERDYRQALAIRISTLGKDNPSTTAALNGLIKTLQAQNKPVDAEKLLLEADASARASNAKPELVRPEDY